In one Acidimicrobium ferrooxidans DSM 10331 genomic region, the following are encoded:
- a CDS encoding 2,3,4,5-tetrahydropyridine-2,6-dicarboxylate N-succinyltransferase, whose amino-acid sequence MTEDARAASVHGAFAHGEPIDTAVLVSVFEDLERGALRVASVDWDEGRVVVHEWVKEAILLSFGHWPLVESEAGPLTWVDRIPLRRDLAEARVRAVPGAIVRRGTYLGAGVTLMPSFVNVGASVGESTMVDTWATVGSCAQIGARVHLSGGVGIGGVLEPPQAAPVVVGDDAFVGSRAIVVEGSIVGRGAVVAAGAVVTPTIPIIDVATGDELERGRVPDWSVVVPGTRERRWPGGTFGLAALLVIARLPEGERHEKAALNDLLRAHGGAL is encoded by the coding sequence ATGACCGAGGACGCGCGTGCGGCCAGCGTGCATGGCGCGTTCGCACATGGCGAACCGATCGATACCGCGGTGCTCGTCTCGGTGTTCGAGGACCTCGAGCGCGGCGCGCTGCGGGTGGCCTCCGTCGACTGGGACGAGGGCCGGGTGGTGGTGCACGAGTGGGTCAAGGAGGCGATCCTGCTCTCGTTCGGCCACTGGCCACTCGTGGAGTCCGAGGCCGGCCCGCTCACCTGGGTCGATCGCATCCCGCTGCGGCGCGATCTCGCCGAAGCGCGGGTACGTGCGGTGCCCGGGGCGATCGTGCGGCGAGGGACCTATCTCGGCGCGGGTGTCACGCTCATGCCGAGCTTCGTGAACGTCGGCGCCTCGGTCGGTGAGTCGACGATGGTGGACACCTGGGCCACGGTGGGCTCGTGTGCCCAGATCGGCGCCCGTGTCCACCTCTCGGGAGGCGTGGGCATCGGCGGGGTCCTCGAGCCGCCGCAGGCCGCTCCCGTCGTGGTGGGTGACGACGCCTTCGTCGGCTCGCGCGCGATCGTGGTCGAGGGCTCGATCGTCGGGCGGGGCGCGGTGGTGGCCGCCGGGGCGGTGGTGACCCCGACGATTCCGATCATCGACGTCGCCACCGGCGACGAGCTTGAGCGCGGCAGGGTGCCCGACTGGTCGGTCGTTGTGCCCGGCACGCGAGAGCGCCGTTGGCCCGGTGGGACCTTCGGCCTCGCGGCTCTGCTCGTGATCGCGCGGCTGCCCGAGGGGGAGCGCCACGAGAAGGCCGCGCTGAACGACCTCCTGCGCGCGCACGGCGGAGCCCTGTGA
- the dapE gene encoding succinyl-diaminopimelate desuccinylase: protein MRDPVELAAAYLEVPSVTGDEAALARLVGEHLDAAGLRVEVVAGCVVARNHGGDSSATLLVGHLDTVPGELPVAVDELVLRGRGAVDMKAGLAVAVALACSEPSVPVTVVAYPGEEGPITGNGLAHLVAERPELLAGARGVLLEPTGGFLELGCQGVVRATLRLRGRRAHVARAWMGRNAIDRVGEALGTLRALERREPQIGPVRYREAIEVVGVRGGVAWNVVPDLVEIDVSYRFAPDLDAARARQRLEEAVRPVMDDGDDLEVAEAVPGAVSDLGRFGALRSGAFGVRAKLGWTDVAQLVAAGVPAVNFGPGDPELAHTDQEMVEVAEVRHVAQALWRWLHA, encoded by the coding sequence GTGAGGGACCCGGTCGAGCTCGCGGCGGCCTACCTCGAGGTTCCCTCCGTCACCGGCGACGAGGCGGCGCTCGCTCGGCTCGTCGGTGAGCACCTCGATGCGGCGGGGCTTCGAGTCGAGGTGGTGGCGGGCTGCGTCGTGGCTCGCAACCACGGCGGGGACTCCTCGGCGACGCTGCTCGTCGGCCATCTCGACACCGTTCCCGGTGAGCTCCCTGTCGCCGTCGACGAACTGGTGTTGCGTGGACGGGGTGCCGTCGACATGAAGGCAGGGCTCGCGGTCGCGGTGGCGCTGGCGTGCTCGGAGCCCTCCGTGCCCGTGACCGTCGTCGCCTATCCGGGCGAGGAGGGTCCGATCACAGGCAACGGGCTCGCGCACCTCGTGGCCGAGCGCCCCGAACTCCTCGCGGGTGCTCGCGGCGTGCTCCTCGAACCCACGGGTGGGTTCCTCGAGCTGGGGTGCCAAGGGGTCGTGCGCGCGACGCTCCGACTGCGTGGGCGTCGAGCCCACGTTGCTCGAGCCTGGATGGGCCGCAACGCCATCGATCGGGTCGGCGAGGCGCTCGGGACGCTTCGCGCCCTGGAACGTCGCGAACCCCAGATCGGCCCGGTGCGCTACCGCGAGGCGATCGAGGTCGTCGGGGTGCGTGGGGGCGTTGCATGGAACGTCGTGCCGGACCTCGTCGAGATCGACGTGAGCTATCGGTTCGCCCCCGACCTCGATGCTGCCCGGGCGCGCCAGCGCCTCGAGGAGGCCGTGCGTCCCGTGATGGACGACGGTGATGACCTCGAGGTCGCCGAGGCCGTGCCGGGCGCGGTGAGTGACCTCGGTCGGTTCGGCGCACTGCGCAGCGGCGCGTTCGGCGTGCGTGCCAAGCTCGGCTGGACCGACGTCGCCCAACTCGTCGCGGCGGGCGTGCCGGCGGTGAACTTCGGACCGGGGGATCCAGAACTTGCCCACACGGATCAGGAGATGGTCGAGGTGGCCGAGGTGCGCCACGTCGCCCAGGCGCTGTGGCGGTGGTTGCACGCCTAG
- a CDS encoding IS3 family transposase: MEAEYARFEIKRMARLLEVSRAGYYRWRRTQVAPSRRACARRDLENRVVAVHQASSGTYGARRITAALLAAGVVTSHNTVAAAMARRGIAGISPRRFRPATTHADPKAIYPPDLVARKFDPGRLHALWTSDITYLALAGAMAYLCVVRDEHSRRVLGWSVAERMETTLVLEALGQAVAVRGSHAQGVIWHTDRGSQFSDHRVVAFCARHGITRSMGRTGTCYDHASAESFWSIFKHEFFYRHAFGDLAELRRGIQSYIQFYNHQRSCSKIGYLAPVVFEHLVAEEARVK; the protein is encoded by the coding sequence ATGGAGGCGGAGTACGCTCGCTTCGAGATCAAACGGATGGCACGCTTACTCGAGGTCTCCCGGGCTGGCTACTACCGATGGCGACGCACCCAGGTAGCACCGTCGCGTCGGGCATGTGCAAGACGCGACCTCGAGAACCGAGTGGTCGCGGTCCACCAGGCATCCTCTGGCACCTACGGCGCACGACGGATCACGGCGGCACTCCTCGCCGCTGGCGTGGTGACGAGCCACAACACGGTGGCAGCAGCGATGGCCAGGCGCGGCATCGCCGGTATCAGCCCCAGGAGGTTCCGCCCAGCGACCACCCACGCCGATCCGAAGGCGATCTACCCACCAGACCTCGTTGCCAGGAAGTTCGACCCGGGGCGCCTGCACGCCCTCTGGACCTCGGACATCACCTACCTCGCTCTCGCCGGCGCGATGGCATACCTGTGTGTGGTGCGCGACGAGCACTCGCGGCGGGTGCTCGGATGGAGCGTCGCGGAGCGCATGGAGACCACGCTCGTGCTCGAGGCCCTCGGCCAGGCCGTCGCGGTGCGTGGGTCCCACGCGCAGGGGGTCATCTGGCACACCGACCGAGGGAGTCAGTTCAGCGACCATCGAGTTGTGGCCTTCTGTGCCCGACACGGGATCACGCGCTCCATGGGGCGAACCGGCACCTGCTACGACCACGCGAGCGCGGAGTCCTTCTGGTCGATCTTCAAACACGAGTTCTTCTACCGCCACGCCTTTGGCGACCTCGCCGAGCTGCGCCGCGGCATACAGAGCTACATCCAGTTCTACAACCACCAGCGCAGCTGCTCGAAGATCGGCTACCTTGCCCCAGTCGTCTTCGAGCACCTCGTCGCGGAGGAGGCTCGCGTGAAGTAA
- a CDS encoding transposase: MGTSRRKFTLEYRTEAAHRVIDSGRSVPEVARELAIGEHNLYRWVREERRRIEAANATGSPPLTAQERTELIRLRRELEELRKDNEFLGKAAAYFAAKPPSKRDSR; this comes from the coding sequence ATGGGGACGTCGAGAAGGAAGTTCACCCTGGAGTACCGGACCGAGGCGGCCCACCGGGTCATCGACAGCGGCCGGAGCGTCCCAGAGGTGGCCCGTGAGCTCGCGATCGGGGAGCACAACCTCTATCGATGGGTGCGGGAGGAGCGCAGGCGGATCGAAGCAGCAAACGCCACTGGCAGCCCGCCCCTCACGGCGCAGGAGCGCACCGAGCTCATCAGGCTGCGCAGGGAGCTCGAGGAGCTGCGCAAGGACAACGAGTTCCTGGGAAAAGCAGCCGCGTACTTCGCCGCGAAGCCACCAAGCAAGAGAGATTCGCGCTGA
- a CDS encoding helix-turn-helix domain-containing protein: MTVLFELHAEGLGYREIARRTGISRNTVRRYLRDGASAGQVTRPRRRSKLDPFKPEIDRLVADGLTSAPAITERLKELGYTGKVTIVRDYVRTIRQGASRGA; this comes from the coding sequence GTGACGGTGCTCTTCGAACTGCACGCTGAGGGGCTCGGCTATCGCGAGATCGCCCGCCGCACGGGCATCTCCCGCAACACGGTGCGGCGCTACCTGCGCGACGGCGCGAGCGCGGGACAGGTCACTCGTCCCCGGCGCCGCTCCAAGCTGGATCCCTTCAAGCCCGAGATCGATCGCCTGGTGGCGGACGGGCTCACCTCGGCCCCGGCCATCACGGAACGGCTCAAGGAGCTGGGCTACACCGGCAAGGTCACCATCGTGCGCGATTACGTGCGTACCATCCGTCAGGGTGCATCGCGCGGGGCGTGA
- a CDS encoding ABC transporter substrate-binding protein, protein MTVAYVPLPLFAPLFVAEAHGYFAAEHIKVNLQVVANGQSAITLAATNRVQVVLGGFSAGLFNAIHQGLDVRVVGSMAEEAPGAAANGLVGSAAAHITSLSQLAGQRIAVAGGQGSAGAYLTALALEKAHLSLARVTLVNVNFPEQGAALANGGVAAAYMATPFLQAAVAQHQGTVLAGAPVGIAVTGIIYGGSFIHTSAAQRFFDALAKGAQDLQGSAATSAANLAIIAKATGESLSLLRSEPPNVFSPTLAPQSSVLSSMQSVYLGAGNLDYHTPMPMSQVVDAQFANQAP, encoded by the coding sequence GTGACGGTGGCTTATGTCCCGCTCCCCCTCTTCGCACCGCTCTTCGTCGCCGAAGCACACGGCTACTTCGCCGCCGAGCACATCAAGGTGAACCTCCAAGTCGTCGCCAACGGCCAGAGCGCGATCACGCTGGCGGCGACGAACCGGGTCCAGGTCGTCCTCGGCGGCTTCAGCGCCGGCCTCTTCAACGCCATCCACCAGGGCCTCGACGTCCGCGTCGTTGGCTCCATGGCCGAGGAGGCGCCGGGCGCCGCCGCTAACGGCCTGGTGGGTTCGGCGGCCGCTCACATCACCTCGCTCTCCCAGCTCGCCGGCCAGCGCATTGCGGTCGCAGGTGGCCAGGGCTCCGCGGGCGCCTACCTCACCGCGCTCGCGCTCGAGAAGGCACACCTCTCGCTCGCTCGCGTCACCTTGGTCAACGTCAACTTCCCCGAACAAGGCGCCGCTCTCGCGAACGGCGGCGTCGCTGCGGCCTACATGGCGACACCGTTCCTCCAAGCGGCCGTCGCGCAGCACCAAGGCACGGTGCTTGCAGGGGCTCCCGTTGGGATCGCCGTCACCGGCATCATCTACGGGGGCAGCTTCATCCACACGTCGGCCGCCCAACGCTTCTTCGACGCGCTCGCCAAGGGCGCGCAAGACCTCCAAGGGTCGGCCGCCACCAGCGCCGCCAACCTCGCCATCATCGCCAAGGCGACCGGCGAATCGCTCTCGCTGCTGCGCTCGGAGCCGCCGAACGTCTTCTCCCCAACCCTCGCACCCCAATCGTCGGTGCTCTCCTCCATGCAGTCGGTCTACCTCGGCGCCGGCAACCTCGACTACCACACGCCGATGCCAATGAGCCAGGTCGTCGACGCACAGTTCGCCAACCAGGCACCCTGA
- a CDS encoding ABC transporter permease — protein MTTQSELAVRGARRSARRARAADVALGIATPIVLLVAWQIAASTHAIDTRIFTPPSDIVRTAGSLATNGTLGADLGITTARLAVGYVIGAVLGVVVGLALGVVRPLRSALSPLFAALYAVPQIALLPLLLVIFGLGETAKIITVAAVTFFVVELNTLGAVRRVPPELLEAGQAYGATRWRRFVHVLVPATAPGIFTGLRVAVALALVVVTATEFVAANSGLGYLVWNSWQLFEPADMYVGLVVIALLGVVATGIVVGVERLVLPWTRRRAR, from the coding sequence GTGACCACCCAGAGCGAACTCGCCGTCCGCGGCGCACGCCGCAGTGCTCGCCGAGCTCGCGCCGCCGACGTGGCCCTCGGTATCGCCACCCCCATCGTGCTGCTGGTGGCGTGGCAGATCGCCGCCTCCACACACGCGATCGACACCCGGATCTTCACCCCGCCGAGCGACATCGTGCGCACCGCCGGCAGCTTGGCCACGAACGGCACCCTCGGCGCCGATCTCGGGATCACGACGGCGCGCCTTGCCGTCGGCTACGTCATCGGCGCGGTCCTCGGGGTCGTCGTCGGCCTCGCTCTCGGGGTCGTCCGTCCGCTGCGCTCGGCGCTCTCACCGCTGTTCGCCGCGCTCTACGCGGTACCCCAGATCGCGCTCCTGCCCCTGCTGCTGGTGATCTTCGGCCTGGGCGAGACCGCGAAGATCATCACCGTCGCGGCAGTGACGTTCTTCGTCGTCGAGCTCAACACGCTGGGGGCCGTCCGACGCGTACCGCCAGAACTCCTCGAGGCCGGACAAGCCTACGGCGCCACGCGCTGGCGCCGCTTCGTGCACGTGCTCGTGCCCGCGACCGCACCCGGCATCTTCACGGGGCTTCGCGTCGCGGTCGCGCTCGCGCTGGTGGTCGTGACGGCCACGGAGTTCGTCGCGGCCAACTCGGGGCTCGGCTACCTCGTCTGGAACTCGTGGCAGCTGTTCGAACCTGCCGACATGTACGTCGGCCTCGTCGTGATCGCCCTCCTCGGCGTCGTCGCGACCGGGATCGTCGTTGGCGTCGAACGGCTCGTGCTGCCCTGGACCAGACGGCGGGCACGCTAG
- a CDS encoding ABC transporter ATP-binding protein, whose amino-acid sequence MGDHRNEAPHEAPATATALVKAAGIGKVFVDDRGRAREALGGVDLEVPPGGFLSIIGPSGCGKSTLLRIIGGLSAATTGTLEIDPSVRSRIAFVFQDHSLFPWLRVVDNAAFGLRMAGIGRAERRRRAMGWLERLGLAGVADAWPDELSGGMRQRLSLARALVTDPALLLMDEPLGALDPQTRLVVQQDLARLYEETGVTMVLVTHSLEEAIWLGDRVVAMTARPGRIADVFDVPLPRPRDEAMLDTEAFTSLRHALWSRLETEVRASMGAPS is encoded by the coding sequence ATGGGGGATCATCGCAACGAGGCGCCCCACGAAGCGCCCGCGACAGCGACGGCGCTCGTCAAGGCGGCCGGGATCGGCAAGGTCTTCGTCGACGACCGAGGACGCGCGCGTGAGGCCCTCGGTGGCGTCGACCTCGAGGTGCCCCCCGGGGGATTCCTCTCCATCATCGGTCCCTCGGGATGCGGGAAGTCCACGCTGCTGAGGATCATCGGGGGCCTGTCCGCCGCGACGACCGGAACGCTCGAGATCGACCCCTCGGTCCGGTCGCGCATCGCCTTCGTCTTCCAGGACCACTCGCTGTTTCCGTGGCTCAGGGTCGTCGACAACGCTGCCTTCGGCCTGCGCATGGCGGGGATCGGACGAGCCGAGCGCCGCCGGCGGGCGATGGGCTGGCTCGAGCGCCTCGGCCTCGCGGGCGTCGCCGATGCCTGGCCAGACGAACTCTCGGGCGGCATGCGCCAACGGCTCTCGCTCGCTCGGGCGCTCGTCACCGACCCCGCGCTGCTCCTCATGGACGAGCCGCTCGGCGCCCTCGACCCCCAGACGCGCCTGGTGGTCCAGCAAGACCTCGCACGCCTCTACGAGGAGACCGGGGTCACGATGGTGCTCGTTACGCACTCGCTCGAGGAGGCGATCTGGCTCGGCGATCGCGTCGTCGCGATGACCGCGAGGCCCGGCCGCATCGCCGACGTCTTCGACGTCCCACTCCCACGACCACGCGACGAAGCGATGCTCGACACCGAGGCGTTCACCTCGCTGCGCCACGCACTCTGGTCGCGCCTCGAGACCGAGGTGCGAGCCTCGATGGGAGCCCCCTCGTGA
- the lexA gene encoding transcriptional repressor LexA produces MTRENPEVREAILAYVTQVVEERGWAPSVREIADAVGLKSPASVQHHLRRLERDGRLVRSPLKARSLSVARRAPSAAVPVLAEVGAGYHVVPEVEVETSVAVPASMAAPGAFALRVRGHSMVDVGILDGDLVVVAPSDVAADGDIVVASVGDDVGTVKILRRNGSSVWLEGANEDDPSLAPMPWNETCHLHGRVVGVLRSYDGAAVR; encoded by the coding sequence ATGACACGCGAGAACCCCGAGGTGCGCGAGGCGATTCTGGCCTACGTCACCCAGGTCGTCGAGGAGCGAGGTTGGGCTCCATCGGTACGCGAGATCGCCGATGCGGTCGGTCTCAAGTCGCCGGCAAGCGTCCAGCACCACCTTCGTCGACTCGAACGCGACGGACGCCTCGTGCGCTCACCGTTGAAGGCTCGCAGCCTGAGCGTTGCCCGACGGGCGCCATCGGCTGCGGTACCGGTGCTCGCCGAGGTCGGAGCCGGCTACCACGTGGTGCCAGAGGTCGAGGTCGAGACGTCGGTCGCGGTGCCCGCATCCATGGCCGCGCCCGGTGCGTTCGCACTGCGGGTGCGTGGCCACTCGATGGTCGACGTCGGCATCCTCGATGGCGACCTCGTCGTCGTCGCCCCGAGCGATGTCGCCGCTGACGGCGACATCGTGGTCGCCTCCGTCGGTGACGACGTCGGCACGGTGAAGATCCTGCGGCGCAACGGGAGCTCGGTGTGGCTCGAGGGGGCCAACGAGGACGATCCCTCGCTCGCGCCGATGCCGTGGAACGAGACCTGCCACCTGCATGGAAGGGTCGTCGGCGTGCTGCGCTCCTACGACGGCGCCGCCGTCCGCTAG
- the nrdR gene encoding transcriptional regulator NrdR, which produces MRCPFCGTNEDRVVETRVADDGAAIRRRRECLGCGRRFTTFERITEARVLVRKRSGQLEPFDRDKLRRGVQAALKNRPIGALEIERLLAEVEEAVRAVDEVESAELGLRVLEGLRQLDPVAYVRFASVYQNFTDADDFRRVLADLGPKRIAKVRPEGQAR; this is translated from the coding sequence GTGCGCTGTCCCTTCTGCGGCACCAACGAAGATCGCGTCGTCGAGACGCGGGTCGCTGACGACGGCGCGGCGATCCGGCGGCGACGCGAGTGCCTTGGTTGCGGTCGACGCTTCACGACATTTGAGCGCATCACCGAGGCGCGTGTCTTGGTTCGCAAGCGCTCGGGCCAGCTCGAGCCGTTCGACCGCGACAAGCTGCGGCGCGGGGTGCAGGCTGCGCTGAAGAATCGCCCCATCGGTGCCCTCGAGATCGAGCGCCTGTTGGCCGAGGTCGAGGAGGCGGTGCGGGCGGTCGACGAGGTGGAGTCGGCGGAGCTCGGTCTGCGGGTCCTCGAGGGCCTCCGTCAACTCGATCCGGTCGCCTACGTGCGCTTTGCGAGTGTGTACCAGAACTTCACCGATGCCGACGACTTTCGGCGCGTGCTCGCCGACCTCGGTCCGAAGCGCATCGCGAAGGTTCGCCCCGAGGGCCAGGCGCGATGA
- a CDS encoding SRPBCC family protein, giving the protein MAGRIVTAELTIAAPADTIFDVLARPALHPVLDGSGTVRGVLTGPERLSLGARFGMRMRLVVPYVMWNRVVAFDEGREIAWAHLGRHIWRYRLTPEGEQLTRVVESFEWDDAPLRLVYEMTGVPERNALAMRLSLARLEALVTGERRAEGGQSA; this is encoded by the coding sequence ATGGCGGGACGTATCGTCACGGCGGAGCTGACCATCGCAGCCCCTGCCGACACGATCTTCGACGTGCTAGCGCGCCCTGCGCTCCATCCGGTGCTCGACGGCTCGGGCACCGTGCGCGGTGTGCTCACCGGCCCTGAGCGCCTCTCGCTGGGCGCCCGCTTCGGCATGCGGATGCGCCTCGTCGTCCCGTACGTGATGTGGAATCGCGTCGTCGCGTTCGACGAGGGCCGCGAGATCGCATGGGCGCACCTGGGTCGCCACATCTGGCGCTACCGTCTGACGCCGGAGGGTGAGCAGCTCACGCGAGTGGTCGAGTCGTTCGAGTGGGACGATGCACCCCTGCGCCTCGTGTACGAGATGACCGGCGTCCCGGAGCGGAACGCGCTGGCGATGCGCCTCTCTCTGGCGCGTCTCGAGGCGCTCGTCACGGGAGAGAGGCGGGCGGAGGGCGGCCAGAGCGCCTGA
- a CDS encoding type II toxin-antitoxin system VapC family toxin, which translates to MAEAVVDASALVDLLLDNELGRAVRRRIAGHALHAPAHVDAEVLSALGRLHRADSLDAGTVEVKLRELAAAPIERHPVHDLLLGTWARRQELRLVDAIYIELAVSRGVPLVTTDRRLRGAPSVEVVAT; encoded by the coding sequence ATGGCTGAGGCCGTCGTCGACGCATCCGCTCTGGTCGATCTTCTGCTGGACAATGAGCTCGGTCGTGCGGTGCGGCGTCGCATCGCTGGTCACGCCTTGCACGCACCGGCGCACGTCGACGCAGAAGTCTTGTCGGCCCTGGGACGCCTGCATCGAGCAGACAGCCTCGATGCAGGCACCGTCGAGGTCAAGCTTCGCGAGCTGGCCGCAGCACCGATCGAGCGGCATCCCGTCCACGATCTCCTCCTCGGGACCTGGGCCCGTCGCCAAGAGCTTCGGCTGGTCGACGCGATCTATATCGAACTGGCCGTCTCCCGCGGCGTACCGCTGGTGACGACCGACCGCCGACTCCGCGGTGCACCATCGGTTGAGGTCGTGGCCACCTGA
- a CDS encoding type II toxin-antitoxin system CcdA family antitoxin: MLVVVPAKEALAPGSCVVVAGEASRVVGSVTDRLAERTVAQVCILCGVARVNVYLPDDLAAQARKAGLNLSAVTQEAVRRSLASRSTDAWLATLASPIARVSHERALAALDAARDEAPTRHG; the protein is encoded by the coding sequence GTGCTCGTGGTGGTACCAGCGAAGGAAGCGCTCGCACCAGGCTCGTGCGTCGTCGTAGCAGGCGAAGCGTCGCGGGTAGTCGGGTCGGTGACCGATCGGCTTGCGGAGCGCACCGTAGCGCAAGTGTGTATATTGTGTGGTGTGGCTCGAGTGAACGTGTACCTGCCGGACGATCTTGCGGCACAAGCGAGGAAGGCCGGCTTGAATTTGTCTGCGGTGACCCAGGAGGCGGTCCGGCGAAGCCTGGCGTCGCGCTCGACAGATGCCTGGCTTGCAACGCTGGCGAGCCCGATTGCGCGAGTGTCACATGAGCGCGCGCTTGCAGCGCTCGACGCCGCGAGGGACGAAGCACCGACGCGGCATGGCTGA
- a CDS encoding transposase, translating into MSQTPNPPPREAPVRRRRGRYPSQFRKDAAALVLDQHRTIADVARELGVNEQTLGNWVRQERIDRGELEGLTGAEREELTRLRRQVTQLIMELELAERGIAHSVREGGQ; encoded by the coding sequence ATGAGCCAGACACCGAATCCACCACCGCGCGAGGCCCCCGTTCGTCGACGACGAGGCCGTTACCCGAGCCAGTTCCGCAAGGATGCCGCAGCGTTGGTGCTCGACCAGCACCGAACCATCGCTGACGTTGCCCGCGAACTCGGCGTGAATGAGCAGACCCTTGGCAACTGGGTGCGTCAGGAGCGGATCGACCGAGGTGAGCTCGAAGGTCTCACAGGCGCCGAGCGCGAAGAGCTGACCCGGCTGCGCCGTCAGGTCACACAGCTCATCATGGAACTCGAGCTGGCGGAGCGAGGGATCGCCCACTCGGTGAGGGAGGGGGGGCAGTGA
- a CDS encoding threonine aldolase family protein, protein MSIDLRSDTVTQPTDAMRRAMASARCGDDGYGEDPTVRELEERAAGLLGMEAALFVASGTMANQVALRTLTTPGSVVVVGARAHLCQFERGASARNALVQLHTLADDDGAPTADAVADAVATYRAIGVQPALIAIENTHMPSGGTPLDPVRTGALADAATATPLYIDGARLWNASVALGVEPSVLTERATAVSTCFSKGLGAPMGSVVAGSADLVERARWERQALGGRLRQAGIIAAAALVALDEWRSVLARDHERAAVLRDRVAAELGDARVRWGGTNMVLVDADRPVEMLARLREAGVLANAIGPRTLRFVVHRDLSDAEVTVAGTTIAQVVS, encoded by the coding sequence GTGTCCATCGACCTGCGCTCCGATACGGTGACCCAGCCCACAGACGCTATGCGTCGTGCCATGGCCTCTGCTCGTTGTGGGGACGACGGCTACGGCGAGGACCCGACGGTCCGCGAACTGGAGGAGCGTGCGGCGGGGCTCCTCGGGATGGAGGCGGCGCTCTTCGTGGCTTCCGGCACGATGGCCAATCAAGTGGCGCTGCGAACCCTCACGACGCCAGGTTCGGTGGTCGTGGTCGGGGCCCGGGCCCACCTGTGCCAGTTCGAGCGTGGCGCGAGCGCTCGTAATGCGCTCGTGCAGCTCCACACCCTGGCCGACGACGACGGAGCGCCGACGGCCGATGCGGTGGCCGATGCGGTGGCGACCTATCGTGCGATTGGGGTTCAGCCAGCCCTCATCGCGATCGAGAACACGCACATGCCCTCAGGCGGAACCCCTCTCGATCCGGTGCGCACCGGCGCTCTTGCCGATGCGGCGACGGCGACGCCGCTCTACATCGACGGCGCACGACTCTGGAATGCTTCGGTGGCGCTCGGGGTCGAGCCGAGTGTGCTCACCGAGCGCGCCACCGCGGTGTCGACGTGCTTCTCGAAGGGTCTGGGGGCGCCGATGGGTTCGGTCGTGGCCGGATCGGCTGACCTCGTCGAGCGTGCGCGGTGGGAGCGCCAGGCGCTCGGCGGTCGCCTGCGCCAAGCTGGGATCATCGCCGCCGCAGCCCTCGTCGCCCTCGACGAGTGGCGAAGCGTCCTTGCCCGAGACCATGAGCGAGCGGCCGTGCTGCGCGACCGTGTGGCGGCAGAGCTCGGTGATGCCCGCGTGCGCTGGGGCGGGACGAACATGGTGCTCGTCGATGCCGATCGCCCGGTCGAGATGCTCGCCCGCCTTCGTGAAGCGGGCGTCTTGGCCAACGCCATCGGACCTCGGACGCTGCGCTTCGTCGTCCATCGGGATCTCAGCGATGCCGAGGTGACCGTCGCCGGTACCACGATCGCCCAGGTCGTGTCGTGA
- a CDS encoding PIG-L deacetylase family protein produces MTVEIYEPAASVALACFAHPDDAEVLCGGTLARLAAQGARVVLVVATRGDKGLARVDDAEERRTGELLEAAAILAIADVVQLRYGDGDLSNDLELRRRLVTVLRSFAPQLVLGPDPTTVFYGGRLYNHRDHRELGWALLDAALPAASQPGYFPEAGEPIGPLEVLLAGSEEPNSAVDVSAYLERKVEAVRQYRSRLGAADGVLADAVVGRAVDAARSVGIPGAAELFRRVEGAG; encoded by the coding sequence ATGACGGTAGAGATCTACGAGCCGGCGGCGAGCGTCGCCCTCGCCTGCTTTGCCCACCCGGACGACGCCGAGGTGCTCTGCGGGGGGACGCTCGCGCGACTCGCGGCCCAGGGAGCACGGGTCGTGCTGGTCGTGGCGACCCGCGGCGACAAGGGGCTCGCGCGGGTGGACGACGCCGAGGAGCGCCGCACCGGTGAACTGCTCGAAGCGGCCGCCATCCTTGCCATCGCCGACGTCGTCCAGCTGCGCTATGGTGACGGCGATCTCTCCAACGACCTCGAGCTGCGTCGGCGGCTCGTGACCGTGCTCCGGTCCTTCGCTCCGCAGCTCGTCCTCGGTCCCGACCCCACGACGGTCTTCTACGGCGGACGGCTCTACAACCATCGTGACCACCGCGAGCTCGGCTGGGCACTCCTCGACGCCGCCTTGCCGGCCGCGAGTCAGCCGGGTTACTTCCCCGAAGCGGGCGAGCCGATCGGACCGCTCGAGGTCCTCCTTGCCGGTTCGGAGGAGCCCAACAGCGCGGTCGACGTCTCGGCGTACCTCGAACGCAAGGTGGAGGCGGTACGTCAATACCGGAGTCGCCTCGGCGCCGCCGACGGCGTCCTCGCCGATGCGGTGGTCGGCCGTGCCGTGGACGCGGCGCGCAGCGTCGGCATTCCGGGCGCGGCGGAACTGTTTCGCAGGGTCGAGGGCGCAGGTTGA